The Gemmatimonadota bacterium genome contains the following window.
GGGAAATTCCCAAAGGCTTTTATCTTGGGAAGTATGAACTCACGCAGCAACAGTGGGAGCAAGTTATGCACACCTCACCTTGGCCTCAAAGAGAGGAGACCGGTTTCACTGAACCGGTTTATCCTGCCTACAATATTTCCTGGCCTGAGGCACAAGATTTCGCGAAAAAGTTGACAGACCTTCAAAATGACGGTGGCATATACCGATTACCAACCTTAGACGAATGGGAATATGCTTGTCGAGCTGGCACAACAACCACCTGGTTCTTTGGTAGTAGATCTGATTCTCTGAGTGACTATGCCTGGTGGGGCAAAAATGTGGATAGCGCGCAAATCGTGGGTACTAAATTGCCCAATCCCTGGGGATTTTATGATATATATGGCAATGTGTGGGAGTGGGTACAAGATGGGTTCTATATAGATCGAGTAGGTCCATTTCGTTATATAAAAGGTGGTAGTTATGATACGTCAGCGTGGCACGCAAGCTCTATAGGGTTTGTCCCTGCCGGTACTCCGGCGCGCAGGCCACAACTGGGTGTGCGAATATTGCGAGAAGGACCAAAAGTCTCGCAACCGTGAAAAAAGGTATTGGAAGAACAATCATTAAAACTTAAGAAGGAGAACAGAATGCGTTGTAACAGGCCGAAACCTATTTTTGGGATTTTTCATCTTTTGTGCGGATTACTTATAGTCAGCGTAGCTCTCGGGATAAATGCGATTTCTTCTGTCGAAGCGGTGACAGAGATCGGTCCGGGTGATCGAATCTTTTTTCTCGGAGATCAGTGGGCGACAAATCGCACCGCATCGCAGACTGGATTTGAGGTGATCCGATTATCGAGTGACAGATTAGTATCTGAAATGAAATATGTTAGAGATACCCTCAATTAGCACCCGGCGAGTTGATGCATTGACAGATACAATGACATTAATCATAAAGAATTATCAGCGCACAATCCGTGAAATATGCGATTCATTGAATATGGTCGGTTCATATCCAACACTCTGGGTTTTCAGTGCAAAAGGAACCGGTAATACGGCTTATGAAGAGTTTGGATGCGACTGGGACTCTTTGACATCAGGCGATTATGCGATAGATGTCGCCACAATCGGGGTCGGCACCTCAACCGTCTCTAAGGTCCTGACTCAACTCCATCCAACAACAACAGACAGTATGTGGGTCCCAAATCTTGCTGATCTCAAGATTTGGGGAAGTCCAGATCATATTAGAGATCTCAAAAATCTTACAAATGGCAAACCCGTTGTCATCCAATACCACATCGATGGCAGCCAACCACATAGAAATTTGTACCACCTTTACTGGAATGACTTTCGGGAATTGGCGAGGCATTTCAAAGCGTTGAGCGAAGAAGGATCATCACATTTTGGCGGTAATTATCCCGTTGGATATTATCAGCCGTTTTATCGTGCAAAGGTTCTTGATGATAATGGGATAGAACGTGAAGTACACTTCTCCCTGGACAGGTCTGGCGACCCTCCCACGGATCCCATTCCCTGGGAGGATGGGCAGAAATATCCCGCGCGTTTATGGGAAGATGGTGAGGAAGGGGATTGGGGGTATAATGCTACGACGAATAAGCACAATAAGTGGGAGCGTGAGTTCATTGCCAATGTTCTGTCTGCCAGTGGCACACCTTTAACAGGACACACGGTACCAGCAACCACAACCTGGAGTGGCGAAATTTATCTCATTGGCGATGTCGTTATTCCCAGTGGTGTGACCGTGACCATCAATCCAGGGACGGTGATTAACTTTCGCCCGGATACAGATGTTTACGAGTCGGGTTTGGACACAAAAATCTCTGAAATTATTATTCAAAATGGTGGCTCTTTGATTGCAAACGGGACTATTCAGAATCCCATTATTTTTCAGTCATCATTCAGGGCTGATGGCACTGACCCCAGCGGTGATGGTTGGCGGGGTGCAATTAAGGTCAAGAACGAAGAAACCGGAGAAATAGCCGAATACGTGGACATCCTTTACAACTCCGGCAAAGACGATTGGGGTGGCATTCGCAATGAAGGCGGCACTTTGACCCTCCAACATTGTGTCATTAGCGATGCCGAAGTCGGGGTTGAAGTGACTTCTTATCAAGGCAAGACAACCATTTCTGAAACGGATTTGTCTGCAAACCACTTTGGGATTAAAGTACACGAAGGAGCCAGTGCTACTCAGTTAGAATTGACAAATGTTGGTCTGTATCAAAGCAGGAAGGGTATAGTTGCAGGGCTTTATGGAACAGGGCATGTGCAACTGACCAATGCCACAATTGCAGACAATTACCAGGGGGTGGAGTTTGTCGAGGATGGAGATAGTCCCACCATGCAGCTTAAAAACACCATTGTCGCTTTTAACGAGAAGGGTGTTTACACACAGGGTATAAACTCTGGTTCCTCACCGAAGAAAAGAACGATAGGCGTAACACTTCGGTATTGTGATGTGTATGGATCGTCAGAGGCTGATTTTCAGGGTGTATATACCGCCATGCCGACCGTTGGAAGTACGGGCAATGTTTCTGTTGATCCACAATTTGTCGCGCATGCATCCGATACATCCGAAGAGAACGATTATCACCTGCAGGCAAGTTCACCTTTAATTGATGCGGGTGACCCGAGCATGACAGAAGCTGATAATTCAACGATCAACATGGGCAGATATGGTGGGACGACGGAATATACGTCTGTGTCCTGTGGTGGTGAGAGTCGCACAAAACCCGCTGTCTTGAAAACAGAAGATACGCCTCTGGTATTTTCGTTATCTCAGAACGCGCCAAATCCTTTCAACCCAGAAACCATTATCTCCTATTCCCTACCTCAAAGTGAACAG
Protein-coding sequences here:
- a CDS encoding T9SS type A sorting domain-containing protein encodes the protein MTLIIKNYQRTIREICDSLNMVGSYPTLWVFSAKGTGNTAYEEFGCDWDSLTSGDYAIDVATIGVGTSTVSKVLTQLHPTTTDSMWVPNLADLKIWGSPDHIRDLKNLTNGKPVVIQYHIDGSQPHRNLYHLYWNDFRELARHFKALSEEGSSHFGGNYPVGYYQPFYRAKVLDDNGIEREVHFSLDRSGDPPTDPIPWEDGQKYPARLWEDGEEGDWGYNATTNKHNKWEREFIANVLSASGTPLTGHTVPATTTWSGEIYLIGDVVIPSGVTVTINPGTVINFRPDTDVYESGLDTKISEIIIQNGGSLIANGTIQNPIIFQSSFRADGTDPSGDGWRGAIKVKNEETGEIAEYVDILYNSGKDDWGGIRNEGGTLTLQHCVISDAEVGVEVTSYQGKTTISETDLSANHFGIKVHEGASATQLELTNVGLYQSRKGIVAGLYGTGHVQLTNATIADNYQGVEFVEDGDSPTMQLKNTIVAFNEKGVYTQGINSGSSPKKRTIGVTLRYCDVYGSSEADFQGVYTAMPTVGSTGNVSVDPQFVAHASDTSEENDYHLQASSPLIDAGDPSMTEADNSTINMGRYGGTTEYTSVSCGGESRTKPAVLKTEDTPLVFSLSQNAPNPFNPETIISYSLPQSEQVKLVIYNVLGQEIRTLVNAFKPAGHYRVVWNSKDDFGRSVSSGIYFYQITAGEFLDTRKMLILK
- a CDS encoding formylglycine-generating enzyme family protein, whose protein sequence is MRCFWCILLAFCILSCGDKGTGPEPITEPEPEPIPKPRTSDLIIDLPGGVRMAFIWVEPGTLRAETTIRNPSTGEISSSIRTREIPKGFYLGKYELTQQQWEQVMHTSPWPQREETGFTEPVYPAYNISWPEAQDFAKKLTDLQNDGGIYRLPTLDEWEYACRAGTTTTWFFGSRSDSLSDYAWWGKNVDSAQIVGTKLPNPWGFYDIYGNVWEWVQDGFYIDRVGPFRYIKGGSYDTSAWHASSIGFVPAGTPARRPQLGVRILREGPKVSQP